A stretch of DNA from Silvanigrella paludirubra:
GAATAGCGGCAAAAGGGTCGACCATTACAAAAATTGAAGTAAATGTAACAGAAAAGTATTTAAAAGCCGCCCCGATTGCCGAGTTTTGATCCATCAAAAATGTGATGAAATCCATATGTTTGTTCCTGTCATGATTTGAGTTTTGCGAGACAACGTTTTTGTTGTTTAGCAATGGAGGATACTAGTGAAATTCGTGGCTGTCAGTCAAGATAATGCGCTCGCAATGTCTGTGTGTGCTGAATTTAAGCAACAAGGATACGATGTTTTTTCAGCATCTTCATTAAAAGATGCTGAAAAGCTTTGTAAAGACGAGCGCCCCGATGTGATTGTTGCCGATCATATACAATCCGATGGCAATTTTTTTGATTTTTATGATGCTTTGAAATTGTCTTTTGGCAAAGAAACGCCGCCTGTAGCTATTCTATTATCGGATCAAGGAAGCACATTGGCCCCGGAGGTTGCCATTGCAATGGGCGGATGGGCTTTATTCACAAAGCCATTTCAAATTAAGTCATTGTATTACTCTGTAGAAGATGCTGTTTTTTCTAGAAAAGCAGGATACACAAAACGTTTAGATGAAAGAATTGAATTAACCTCAAAAGTAAATATTAAAATGGCAAATTCGGCTAGAGTCATTTCGACTTTTTCAACCAATATAAGCTTTGGAGGATTTTTTGTCGCTTTGACAGATAATTTTCCTGAATTAGGCGATATTGTTGAGTTTAAATTAATGTTTTCTTCATTAGAATCTTTAGAGGGAAAAGGAAAAGTCGTTTGGGTTAGAAAAGAAGCGAAAGTGGGAGAGCAGGCGGGTTGTGGAATTCAATTTACGGAAGGCCGTGAAAAATATGTACAGTTTTTAGTTCCAATCATAAATGAGACTAGAACAAGACAGATAGAATCCGCTTCTTTTAAAGTAGAAGATGTAAATGATATACTTGCGCAATCTGTGAGAGCCGCTAAAGAAAAAATATCTAAAACAGTTACAGAAATTTATTTACTACCACAGGAAGAAAAAATTCCAATCTTGTGTCGCAGCCCTCAAATGTTAAGTGTATTTTCATTGTTAATTTATGAAATTGTTCATCCTATGCGTGAAATTAAAGGCTCTAATTGTATGATTGCTATTAAGACAAAGTCAAAAAAAATTGTTGATATTATTTTTACTTGTATGCCACCAGGTGCTTCTTTGTTTGTTGAAGCCTTAATTGAGGAAAAAATACAACCCATATTAGATATGCATAAAGCAAAAATTAATTGTGAATTTAATTCAATTAGTTCTACAATTATAATCTCATTGGAAAGAGCTTAAATTATTTTTTGATTATTGATTACTTTTTCTTCATAATCCATATTTCTCGCTGGAATATTTCCTTTAATTATAAAATCATCAATATATGTAAAGCAAATTAAAGTTTGAAATGCAGAATTTAAATGCGCTAAAACATGTGGTGATGCTTTTTTCTTTAAAAAGTCACTCTTCATAAAATCATAAAGGCTTGTAACGTATTTTATATCAATTAATCCTGTTTCTTTAGCTTTTATTATAATTTGATCAAAATGAGTTTTTAAAGTTGCTTCATTAAATAAAAATGGGGCTCCAAATTGTTTTTTAGGAGTTAAGGCCGCTTGACCTAATTTTTTTTGGTAGCTTCTTCTTAAAATAGATTTATCTTCCGTTCCTCTTATAAGCATACTATCTTTTAATTTTGCGCTTATATGTGACATTTCTTTTGATAAAAAGGGAGTTCTTCCTTCAACCGTATTTGCCATTTCCATACGATCTCCTACCCAATTCAGAACTTGGACGGGAAGATGTGTTTTTGTGAAATAATTTTGCCAAAGTAACAAAGCGTTCTTAGGATCTGTCAAAAAGGATTCTTCAGAAGATAATCCAAAAGAAAACCAAGATGCAACTGATTCTTTTTGCTCTGCAAGCCATTTTATAGCTTCTTCGTTACCTAAAATTGAAATAGCTATTGTTTTTATTTGGCCAAAAAGGGGATGGGGTATGCCCCAAATTTTTAGACTTTCAATAAAATCTTCACCCGAGCCTTCTGAGCTTGAGCCTGCAAGCCATGGATCTTTCTCATTCGTTGCTATTTTTTTCGCTAAGGCACCAGAGTCTTTTAAGTTATTTCCTGCAGGAAGTTTATTAAGACGATCTAAAATATTTTCGCCTGGTTGAATATTTAATGCGAATTTCCACCAACTTGCATAATGAAAACTTGGATAACCACAAAATAATTCATCAGCACCATCTCCTGTTAATATACCTTTGACATATTTTCCTGTAAAGCGGCTGAGCCACCATTTTGCAGAACCATTTGTATAGGGTTGAATATTTTCGGAATAATAAACTGCATGTTTGTATGAATAAATTAAATTATCATTGCTCACTTTCAAAATATTGGGAGTAACCCCCATTTTTTGTGCAAATGATAAAGCTTCTGTCGACTCACTATATGCCTCATCTTCAAAAGCAATTGTAAATGTTTTTAAAGGATTTTTAATTTTGTTTTTTAAATAGTATTGAACAGCTTCATAGGTAACAGCTTTTGAATCTATACCACCACTTAAATAAACACCAAGTTCTACTTCGGAAAGCATTCTATGCTCAACTGATTTATGTAAACTTTTA
This window harbors:
- a CDS encoding response regulator; this encodes MKFVAVSQDNALAMSVCAEFKQQGYDVFSASSLKDAEKLCKDERPDVIVADHIQSDGNFFDFYDALKLSFGKETPPVAILLSDQGSTLAPEVAIAMGGWALFTKPFQIKSLYYSVEDAVFSRKAGYTKRLDERIELTSKVNIKMANSARVISTFSTNISFGGFFVALTDNFPELGDIVEFKLMFSSLESLEGKGKVVWVRKEAKVGEQAGCGIQFTEGREKYVQFLVPIINETRTRQIESASFKVEDVNDILAQSVRAAKEKISKTVTEIYLLPQEEKIPILCRSPQMLSVFSLLIYEIVHPMREIKGSNCMIAIKTKSKKIVDIIFTCMPPGASLFVEALIEEKIQPILDMHKAKINCEFNSISSTIIISLERA
- a CDS encoding asparagine synthetase B family protein codes for the protein MCGYSGVIFNSTSIFSSSADFKAKFFANASNVKHRGNEPMRKAEFDNLLLAHFRLAFLDIASNFQPMLSKNKKWVIVFNGEIYNHNILRKKITAEQGYKFETKSDTETILEGFLNYGLEIEKYIEGEYSFVICNTDGTELIAMRDPFGVKPLFLALEDVQTNIFSTAKDSYLFKTPSIQFSSEIKGLSIPKKWNKEGFLRQFVGLYEPIRTPYQNIIQLPPNSFLYAKKQGDMFICKLQMKKVPVRPPLNDNDSNQEELYSEFAKSLHKSVEHRMLSEVELGVYLSGGIDSKAVTYEAVQYYLKNKIKNPLKTFTIAFEDEAYSESTEALSFAQKMGVTPNILKVSNDNLIYSYKHAVYYSENIQPYTNGSAKWWLSRFTGKYVKGILTGDGADELFCGYPSFHYASWWKFALNIQPGENILDRLNKLPAGNNLKDSGALAKKIATNEKDPWLAGSSSEGSGEDFIESLKIWGIPHPLFGQIKTIAISILGNEEAIKWLAEQKESVASWFSFGLSSEESFLTDPKNALLLWQNYFTKTHLPVQVLNWVGDRMEMANTVEGRTPFLSKEMSHISAKLKDSMLIRGTEDKSILRRSYQKKLGQAALTPKKQFGAPFLFNEATLKTHFDQIIIKAKETGLIDIKYVTSLYDFMKSDFLKKKASPHVLAHLNSAFQTLICFTYIDDFIIKGNIPARNMDYEEKVINNQKII